The Acidobacteriota bacterium genome includes the window GGGACGGTGGGGGATGACGGTGGGGTGGTGAACGTCAACAACCCCGCAACGAGGTACTCAAACATGATGACTCCAAGTCAAAATGAGAACCGATCTCAAGTTTAGGCAAGTGTATATCCGACCAAATAGGTCGGTCAAGCCGTATTGTTGAGATCCTCAGCGCCCAGCGCGCCCCACGACCAGGTTGCCCAGGAAAGGCCCAATCGCCAACGGCGCCAGTGCCCACTGCCACCCGGCGGTTTCCGCGATCGCCGCGGTGGCCCGGATGCTCAGCATCGTCAGCAGAAAGCCGGCGCACGTCTGCAGGGTCAGCGCGGTGCCGATGTGCGCGGGGTCGCACGACTCGGTGATGAGCGCGGAGAACTGCGCGGAGTCTGCGATGACCGTTGCGCCCCAGACCACGGCGACGAGCACGAGCAGCCACGGCGCGCGCCCGAACACGAGCGGCGTCGTGAGCGCCAGGATCCCGCTCGCGATCATCGCGAGTCTCGCCACGCGCGCCTTGCCCACGCGATCGGCAGCGATCCCGGCGAGCAGGCAGGCCGGCGCGCCCGCGACGAACGTGATGGCGGCAATCACCGGTCCCCAGCTCGCCGCCGCGCCGGAGTAGGCGAACGCGCTTGCCGCGCCGAACGCCGCCATCCAGGTCCAGCAGCCGTACAGCTCCCACATGTGCCCGAGATAGCCGAGCGTTGAGGCACGGGCGCGCGGCTCGCGGAAGATGACGAGCGCGGCTTTCGGATCGAAGCGCGCCGTCGGGATGACGTGCGGGCCGTCGCGCACGATCAGCAGCATGATCGCCGCGCCCGCGATCGCCTGGATCGAGACGCCGGCCATGACCTGGCGCCACGCCAGCGGGGCGGCGATGGCGGCGAGCACGTGCGGTCCCGCCGATCCGAGCGTCAGCGCGCCGATGAGCAGTCCGAGCGCCGTGCCTCGCCGCCGGAGCGTCCATCCGGCGGCAATCTTCATGGCCGGCGGGTAGACGCCCGCGAGCGCAACGCCGGTGAGAAACCGTCCGGCGATGAGGGATGCGCCGTTCGGCGCCACGAATGCGGACAGCGTGGCGAGGGCGCCCATCACGCAGCCGCCCGCGAACACGCGGCGCGGCGCGACGATGTCCGGCAGATTGGTGAGCGCGCTGGCCAGCGTGCCGACGACGAACCCGAGTTGGACGGCCATCGTGAGCCACGCGATGCCGTCGGCGCCCAGCGCGAAGCGTGCCGCGAGGGCCGGCGCGACCGCCGTGCCGGCAAACCACAGGCTCATGCCAAGCAGTTCGGCGAGGGCAATCCACGCCAGTTGGATGGCTGATTGCGGTTTACCGCGCGCCGGTTTGCCGGTAGGATGCACGATGACTCCCGGGGACAGCATGGTGCGAGAGCATAGCCGGATTTTTCACCGCGCGGGTGTGGCCACCCTCGTTGTGCTCCTGGTGATGAGCATGACGGCGAGCGCGCAGTTGAGACCTGAGTTTCGCGGGCGCCGCGGCGTCGTGGCCGCCGGCCGCAGCCACACGGCCGAAGCCGGCGCGCGGATGATGATGAACGGGGGAAATGCCATCGACGCCGGCGTGGCCGCGGTGTTCGCGGCCGCGGTGGTGGAGATCTCGCATTTCGGCCTGGGCGGCGAAGCGCCCATCATCATCTACTCGGCGCGCGACCGGCAGGTGATCGTCATCAACGGGCAGGGCCGCGCGCCGCGCGCCGCCACCCCCGCGCTCTTCGCCGGCAAGGCGGCGATCCCCGGCAACGGTCCGCTCGGCGCGACGATTCCCGCGGTGGTGGATGCCGCCACGCTCGCGCTCGCGCGCTACGGCACGAAGTCGCTGGGCGACGTCCTCGCGCCCGCGGTCGCGCTCGCCGACGGCTTCCCGATGTACGACTTCCTCCGGCGGTATCTCGAGTCGGAGCGCAAGGGGTGCGAGCCGTACGCCTGGACGATGCGGACCTACTATCCGGAAGGGCGCATTCCGGCGGCCGGCGAGATGTTCCGGCAGCCGAACCTCGCAAGGACGCTGCGGGCGCTGGCCGACGCCGAGCGCGCCGCGCTGGCGGCTGGCGCCGGGCGGGAGCAGGCGATCCGCGCCGGGCGCGACGCGTTCTACAAGGGAGACATCGCGCGACGCATGGCGGCCGCCGTGCAGGAGGCGGGCGGCGTGATGACCGAGGCGGACCTCGCCGCGTACGAGGGGCGGATCGAGGAGCCGACCTCCGCCACCTATCGGGGGCTGACGATCTACAAGGCGGGCCCGTGGAACCAGGGACCCGTGCTGCTGCAGACGCTCCGGCTGCTCGAAGGATTCGATCTCAAGTCGATGGGCGCCGGCTCGGCCGACGCGGTCCACGTGGCGACCGAGGCCGTGAAGCTCGCGTACGCCGACCGCGACCGGTACTACGGCGACCCGGACTTCGTGAAGGTGCCGATGGCGGAACTGCTGTCCGACGGCTACACGACCGAGCGCCGGGCGCTGATCGATCGCGCAAAGGCGAGCCTGGACACCCGTCCGGGCGACCCCGCCGCCCGACGCGCGCTTACCGAGGAGGAGCGAGCCGCCGGAGGGGAGCGCCGCGAAGCGGCGCCGGCGAGCGGGGAGCAAAGCGCCGCCGGAGGGGAGCGCCGCGAAGCGGCGCCGGCGAGCGTTGAGAAAGACACGACCGCGGTGGAAGCCGTCGACAAGGACGGCAATCTTTTTTCCGCGACCCCCAGCTCCGGCTGGCTGCTCGGCGGCGCGTTCGTCGCCGCCGACACCGGCGTGCCGATGAGCAACCGGATGCAGGCGTTCCGGCTCGACCCGGCGAGCCCCAACGTGCTCGCCGGCGGCAAGCGGCCGCGCACCACGCTGACCCCGACGATCGTGTTGCAGGACGCCAGGCCGTTCCTGGCCATCGGCACGCCCGGCGGTGACAGCCAGGATCAGCAGATCCTCAACGCGCTTCAACTCGTTGCATCCGGAAAGCTCGTTCGACGATCATCGTGCGCAGCCCGGGGTGCTCGAGATCGAGGCCTCCGCGCCGGCGGCCGTGCGCGACGAGCTGGCGCGTCGCGGGCACGTTCTTCGCGTACGTCCCGCGTACGGGATCTCCACCGGCGTGGTGGCAGCCGGGATCGATCCCACGACCGGCCTGTTGAGGGGCGGCGCGGATCCGCGCCGCGAGCGGTACATCGTCGCGTGGTGAGCTGATGCACATACCTTTCGTCACCGAGAAGCTCGCCAATGGCCTCGACGTCATCGTCCATGAGGACCACGGCTGCCCGATCGTCGCGGTGAACCTCTGGTATCACGTCGGCTCGAAGAACGAGCGGCCGGGTCGAACCGGTTTCGCGCACCTCTTCGAGCACCTCATGTTCGAGGGGTCGCAGCACTACGACCGCGGCTATTTCCACCCGTTGCAGGAAGCGGGCGCCTCGCTGAACGGCTCGACCAACGCAGACCGGACGAACTACTGGGAGGTCGTGCCGTCCAATGGCGTCGAGCTGGCGCTGTGGATGGAGTCGGATCGCATGGGCTATCTGCTTCCCGCGCTGACCGAGCAGAAGTTCGTCAACCAGCGCGACGTCGTGCTCAACGAGCGCCGGCAGAACTACGAGAATCGCCCGTACGGGCTCGCGACGATGGCGCTGGTGGCCGCGATGTACCCGCCGGATCATCCGTATCACTGGCTGACGATTGGCGGCGCCGAGGACCTCAAGGCGACAGGGCTGGAGGAGGTCCGCGCGTTCTTCCAGACCTACTACCATCCGCGCAACGCGTCGCTCTCGATTGCGGGCGACATCGACACGCGCCGCGCGCTGGAGCTGGCCAGGGACTACTTCGAGGAGATTCCCGCCGGCCCGGCGCCGCTGCCGGTGGTGCCCCCCCGCGCGGAGGTCACCTCCGAGCAGCGGCTGCTCCTCGAAGACCGCGTGGAGCTCCCGCGCATCTACATGTCGTGGCACGCACCGGCGCTGTTCGAGAAAGGGGATGCCGAGCTGGATCTCGTGGCTGAGATTCTGGCGGGGGGCAAGACGTCGCGGCTGTACCGCGCGCTGGTCTATGAAACGCGCGTCGCGACCGAGATCGCGGCGTCGCAGAACTCGCGCGAGCTTTCCAGCTTCTTCCAGGTCGTGGCGACCGCGGCGCCCGGACGGATGCTGCCGGAAGTGGAGCGGATTATTCGCGGTGAGATCGAGCGTTTTATCGCGCACGGCCCCGAGCCAGCGGAGCTCGAGCGCGCGCTCGCGCAGGCCGAAGCGCATTTCGTGCAGCGGCTGCAGACCGTGGGAGGCTTCGGGGGCAAATCCGATCAGCTCAATGCGTACAACACGTTCCTCGGCGGGCCGGATTACTTTGCGCAGGATCTGCAGCGGTACCGCGACGCGACGGCAGACGACATCCGCGAAGCCGCCGCAACGCACCTCGCGACCAGCCGCCGCGTGATGCTCAGTGTCGTGCCCCGGGGGCGGCTCGCGCTCGCCATGCCCAATTCCAAGCCGGTGTCCGTTTCATGATGCGCGTCGATCGCAGCTCCCTGCCGGTGCTCGGGCCCGATCCCCAGCTCCGGTTTCCGACCATCGAAAAGTCGTCGCTGTCCAACGGGCTGAGGATCTGGACGATCGAGCACCGCGACGTGCCCGTGGTCGTCTTCGTGCTGCTGCTGCCGGTCGGCGCCGCCGCCGATCCGGACGATCGTCCGGGCCTTGCCGCCATCACCGGCGACCTGCTGGACGAAGGGTGCGGCAACCGCTCCGCGCTCGAGATCCACGACGCGCTCGCGCGGCTCGGCGCCCAGATGGAGACCGAGGTGGGCTCGGACGCGAGCGTCGTGACGATGTCCGTCCTGTCGCGGAACATGGGGCGCGGCCTCGGCCTGCTCGCGGAGATGGTGCGCGAGCCGCGATTCGAGCAGAAGGAATTCGACCGCGTCCGCGATCTCCGGCTGAACCGGTTGCTGCAGCTGCGCGACCTCGCGCCGGCCGTCGCCGATCGGGCGTTCACGCACCTGCTCTACAGGAACCACCCGTACGGGCATCTCGCCATCGGCACAGAGGGATCGCTCCGGGGCATGATGCTGCGCGAAGTCCACCAGCACTACCGCCGCGCGTACCGCCCGGAGCGCGTCACGGTGATTGCGGTCGGCGATGCCACGCACGACGCGTTGAAGCAGGCGGTCGCGCGCGGGTTCGAGAGCTGGAAGCCGGCGGCCGGCGGCAACGGCACCCCGCTCGTGGATGCCGGCGAGATCGATCCGCCACGCGGGGCCCTCGAGCGCCTCGCGGTCGTGCATCGCGCCGGTGCGGCGCAGTCGGAGCTGCGTATCGGCCAGGTCGCAGCGGCGCGACAAACGCCCGACTATCACGCGCTCCTCGTGCTCAACATGGTGCTGGGCGGGCAGTTCATCAGCCGCGTGAACATGAACCTGCGCGAGGAGAAGGGATACACCTACGGCGCGCGGACGGCGTTCGATTTCCGGCGCGGTCGCGGCCCCTTCCTGCTGCAGGTGGGGGTGCAGACCGAGGTCACCGCCGACGCGCTCCGCGAGGCGCTGGCCGAACTGGCGGCCATCCGCGGCGATCGGCCGGTGACCGACGCGGAGCTGACCACCGCCCGCGCGGCGCTGACGCGCGGCTACCCCAGGAACTTCGAGACCGCGGATCAGATCGCCCGCGCCGCGGCGCAGCTCGCGCTGTACGGGCTGCCGGACAATTACTTCAGCGAGTTCGCGCCGAAGGTGACCGCCGTCGATCGCGACGAGGTGACCCGCGTGGCGCAGGCGTACCTCGATCCCCCGCGCATGCTCACCGTCGTGGTCGGCGACCGCGATCGCATTACGGCACCGCTCTCGGCGCTCAACCTGGGTGACTCCTCGGAAGTGGCGATGGCGTAAATGAAGGCGATCAGATTCCATCAGCATGGCGGGCCCGAGGTCCTGCGCTACGAGGACGCGCCGGACCCGGCGCCGGCGCCCGGCTACGCGCGCGTGCGCGTGCGCGCGTGCGCGCTCAACCACCTCGATCTCTGGGAGCGTCGCGGCCTGGATCGCGTCAGCCTGCCGCTCCCGCACATCTCGGGCAGCGATGTGGCCGGCGAAGTGATCGACGCAGAGGGTTTCGAGACCGGTGCGCGCGTGCTCGTGCAGCCCGGCCTGAGTTGCGGTCGTTGTCCCGCGTGCCTCGCCGGGCGCGACAATCTGTGTCCGTCGTACGACGTTCTTGGATACCGCTCCGATGGGGGGTACGCCGAGATCGTCCGGGTGCCGCTCGCCAACCTGGTGCGCATCCCGCCGCACGTCGACTTCGTTCGTGCGGCCGCCTTTCCGCTGACCTTCCTGACGGCCTGGCACATGCTCGCGACCGTCGCGCGCGTCCGGCCCGGCGAGGATGTGCTCGTGCTCGCGGCGGGCAGCGGCGTGGGACAGGCGGCCGTTCAGGTCGCGCGTTTCCTGGGCGCCCGGGTCATCGCCACCGCTGGATCGGACGAAAAGGTCGCGCGCGCCTCGCAGATGGGTGCATGGGGCGTGATCAACCACTCGTCCGGCGATGTCGCGGCAGAAGTCCGGCGCCTGACCGGTGGCCGCGGTGTCGACGCCGCCGTCGAGCACGTGGGACAGGCCACGTGGGAACAGAGCATCCGCAGCCTCGCGCGCGGCGGGCGCGTCGTCACATGCGGCGCCACGACCGGATACGCGACCACGCTGGACCTGCGTCATCTCTTCGCCCGGCAGCTCTCTCTGCTCGGGTCGTACATGGGCACGAAGGCCGAGCTGCTCGAGGCGTCGCATTTGTTTTTCGGCGGGCAACTGACGCCGGTGGTGGATACCACCTATCGGCTGGAAGCGGCCGCCGAGGCGCAAGTTCGGATGGAACGGCGGGAGCAATTCGGTAAAATCGTGCTGGAGGTGTGAACCACCTCCCGCCGATCGCCGTCCAACGTACGAAGGGATTCATGAGCCTCGGCCGTATCAGCCTCAGCCTGTTTGGCGTCGTTGGCCTGGTGGCGGCGGCGCTGGCGGGCGCGACCATCTGGCTGTTGGTGACCGATCCCGTGACGGTCGCCGACGCGGTCGCCACCGGCGAGGTTTCTCCCCTGATGCGCGCGCTTGCCGTGGTACTCGCCGACGCGCTGCGCGATCTTGTCAAATACCTGTAAGGGGGACAGTCACACTTCTCATGCCTGCACGCGAGAAGTGTGACTGTCCCCCTTCTTGCGTCAGAGGCTCTTCCGCAGGAAGCGAACCAGCACGTACCCGTCCATCCAGCTGAAAGGCGCCACGCCGGTGCTGTAGTGCCCGCAGGGCAGCACGGCCACTTCGTGGTCCACCCCGCGCGCGGAGAACTCGTCGACCAGCATGCGCGAGAGGCGCACGGGAAACGAGAGATCGTACCGCGCGTACACCAGCAGCACCTTGCGATCCTTCACGCGGTCGAGAAACGGAAAGGGGCTGATCGGCAGCCACATCCGCCGCAGACCTTCGAGGTCGATGTGGCCGTCCAGCCCCTGGCGCACGTGGGCGGTCGACAGCCCTTCCCACACGACGTCGGCGAAGTACGGCGAAATGTGGTTGAGCGCGGCCGCGCGGATGAGCGGCTCGTGAGCCGCGGTGAGCATCGCGAGGCACGATCCGAGGCTCGTGCCGAGGATGCCGATGCGCTCGTAGCCCTGCGACGCCAGCCAGGCGATCGCACGGCGCGCGTCGAGCACCGCCTGCCGGCACACCTGCGCGGTTCGCACGATGTTCGAGCTGACGATGTAATCCGCGCGGGTCAGCTCCGGAGGCATGCGCGCGTCGTGATAGGGAAGGCTCAGGCGGAGCGCCGAGATCCCGAATCGCGACAGCAGCCGCGCCAGGCCGACGTGACCATCGGCGTCGGCGTTCCACTGCGGCAGCACGAGGACGGCTCGCTTCGACTCGGCGGCACGGCCGCGCGCCGCCCCGCTCAGGGCAGGAAACAGCCGCGCGTGCACCGTGTTGTTCTCCTCGTGCGGCGTCGTGAGCGCGCTCGGAAACGTCAGCCGATCGCCGTCGAAATGGTACTGGCGGGTCGGCGGTGCGTGATAGAACGCGTCGCTGTCCTGCATCACCGTGGCCGACCACGCGTCCACGATCTCGGCGGGCGGCGCGTCGGGCGTCACGCCCGCGGCATCGAGCCACTCCAGTCCCCACTCGAAGGGACGGACGATGCGATCCTTCGAAACGGCGGCGAGGCGGCGTTCCCAGGCGTGAAAGAGCCAGCTCAGCATTGGCGCGAGGGGTTCGAGGGGCTCGAGGGGTTCGAGGAGGCAAGGGTGTTGCAGCCGGCCCTCGTATGACCGTCGAGCATCCGGCGAAACCTGACGTGCCTCGGCCGGGAGAAGTGGTGGATCGCCCGCCGACCGAGCGGCCCCCGAAGCGGCCGGGGGGGGAACCCGACCGGAAACCCGACATTCATCCGGTGCCGCCCCCGACCGATCCTGGCCCGGGACCGATCTGAGCCTCGCAGGCGAGCGCGATGCGCAGCAGCTCGCGCGTCGCGCCGCGGCGCGCCGCGATCTGACAGCCGCACGGGAGGTTGTCGCGGGTGACGCCCATGGGCAGCGACAGCGCGGGGTGCCCCGTGATGTTGAACGTCTGCGTGAGCTTCAGCGTCAGGCCGCGCACGGCTTCCTTCACGCCTTCGATCTCGACGGACGCGGCGCCGAGCGGCGGCGCGGGAATCGCGAGCGACGGGAGCAGCAGCGCGTCGGCGTCCGCCAGCGAGGCGTCCACGGCCTTGATCAGCACGTCGCGGCCGCGCATCGCACGCACGTAATCCTCGCCGAGGATGTAGCGCCCCATCTCGAGCCGGGTGCGCACGCCGGGCACATACTTCTCCGGGACCGCATCGAGCGTTGCCGCGTGATACTCCATCGCTTCGGCCATGACGATGTGCAGGTATACCGCGGGAACAAACGTCGCGTGCTCGATCGCGCCGCGCGTCACGCGGTGCCCGGCGTCCTCGAGATGGCGGCACGTCTCTTCGAACCGCGCCCGCACGTCGGGATCCAGGCGATCGAGATAGAACGGAACGGGGACGACGAAGTGCAGCGGCGCGGCGGCTGGCGTCCATTCGGCCGCGCTCGACATGCGGCCCGACAGCGCCTCGTACATCAGCGCCGCGTCGAGGACCGACCGCGTCATCGGGCCGACGTGGTCGAGCGTGCGGCTGAGCGGCACGACCCCCTCCACGGGAATCTCGCCGGCCGTGGGTTTGAGCCCGACGATGCCGCAGGCCGCGGATGGAATGCGGATGCTGCCGCCCGTGTCGGTGCCGACCGAGGCGACCGACATGCCGGTCGAAACCGCGATCGCGGATCCGCCGCTCGATCCGCCGGGCGAGCGCGACGGGTCGAACGGATTGTGCGCCGCCCCGAACGCGGAGTCCTCGGTCGTCGTGCCGAACGCGAACTCGTGCAGGTTCGTCTTGCCGATGAGGACCGCGCCCGCCTGCCGGAGCCGGCTGACGACGGGCGCATCGGCGGCGGCGCGGTGGCCCTCGCGCACCCGTGAGGCCGCCGTCGTCGGAAGGCCGGCGACGTCGATCAGATCTTTCAGCGACACGGGAATGCCGTGGAGCGGGCCGCGATAACGGCCGGCCGCGATCTCGCGGTCTGCCTGCTCGGCCTGGGAGCGCGCGGCGTCCTGCGTCACCGTGATGAACGCGTTCAGCGCGCGGTGGCGGTCGATTTCGCGCAGGCACGCGTCCACCAGATCGGCGCTGCGCAGTTCGCGTGCGCGGACGCGCTGGCCGAGCGCATGAAGGGTGAGGCTACTGACCGTGCCCGTCTGCATGCTGGTTCCACGGCGCCGCGCGCAGCAGCCGCGTGGCGGCCGCGAGCGATTCAAGGATGGGCACGAGATCGTCGAGGCCGCGCCGCCGCGCGTCTGCTGTTGCCGCCTCGAGCCACTGTTCAATGGTCATGGCACGTTCCCTCATCATTAGAAGCTGACGCTCGTCCGCAGCGCGAGCGGCACGGTGAGGAACTTGTGCGCGATCGGGCGGTCGAGGCGGTTCATCGCGACCTTCAGCGCCAGGTCGACGGCGATCGGCCCGACGACGAGCCCGCCGCCCGCTTCGGCGAACAGGCGGGTGCCGTCGCTGAGCGTGCTGCGAATGAGTCCGGCGCCGCCCGCAAGGAAGGCACGGCTCCCCAGACCCCAGCCGGGGGATCGGTCCGAGACGTACACGCCGACGCTCGCGTCGAACGCGCGCGCGTCGGTCAGCGCGTAGCTCGAGACGGTGGCGGGCCCGTCGAACGCGATTCGAATCACCGGCAGATCCTCGCGGCTCGCGCGAATCCCCAGCGTCGATCCGGCCGACAGCCCGAAGGGATACACCGTCACGCCGAACCCGCGGCCGCGGCGCCTGAATTCCAGCACCTCCACCTTCGTCAGCTCGTCGCGCGAGCGGTAGTCGTAGGTTTCGCGCTGCGCCTCGGCGACCTCGCGCCCCACCAGCTCCCGCACGGGCCAGTCGGCAAAATGGAGCGGCCGCGTGTGCTGCTGGTCGAGGCTGACGCTCACGAACTGCCGGCGCGGGGCCGCGGACTGCGCGTGCGCGCCCGCGGCGAGAGCGGGCATCACGACCAGCACCGCCGCGCACGCGGCCCCTCGCACGTGGCACCTCGCACGTCGCACGTGCCCCGGCGCACGTCGCACGTGGCACCTCGCACGTCGCACGTGCCCCGGCGCACGTCGCACGTGGCACCTCGCACGTCGCACGTGGCACCTCGCACGTCGCACGTGGCACCTCGCACGTCGCACGTGACTACTGTGCCAGCAGCTCATCGATCGTCTGCTTGAACCGGTCGTACGGATACGCCCCGCGCAGCACGCGCACGACCTTGACCGTGTTGCTGCCCGGTTCGGTCATGCCGAAGAAGATGGCGGGCGTGCCCGTGGCGCCAAGATTGACCGCCTCCTGCACGCTCGCGTTGACGGCCGCCGTGTACCGCCCGCTGTCGAGACACTGCTTCAGGCGTGCCGGGTCGACGCCGACCGCCTTGCCGTGCTCGAGAAGCTCGGCCGGGGAGAGCTGGCGCGGGTTGGCGAACAGCCGCTCCCACATCTCCCAGTACTTGCCCTGGTCGCCCGCGCAATTGGCCGCCTCGTGCGCCTTCGGCGCCTGCGGGTGCAGCGAGTCGATGGGGAAATCGCGAAACACGTAGCGCACCTTGCCCGTCTGGATGTATTCGCGATCGATCTGCGGCATCGTCTCGCGCACGTGCCGGCCGCAGTACGGGCACTGGAAGTCCGAGAACTCGATCATCGTCACTTTCGCGTCGGCGCGGCCGCGCGCCGGGGCGTTGGTGATGTTGATGGGCACCTGCTGCGGCTGCGGATCGCGGGCCTGGTTGAGGGCGGCCAGGAGCTGCCCGAGCTGCTGCTCGACTGTCTGCAGGCGTGACTTGAGCGCCTCGACGTCTTTGCGGAGCGCCGCGACGTCCGACGCGCCGGCCGAGCCCTGTTGCCCCATGCCGACGGCGCCGACCGCGATGCCCGCGGCCAGCAGACCGACGCCGGTGACGATCGAAATGGACTTCATGTCTGCAGCCTATGCCATCTGTTCGACCTCGTCCAGCGTCGCGACGGCACGGCGGAGGTGCGGGATGGTGATGGACCCGCCCACGACGAGGGCGACGTTGAACGCCTCGAAGAACTCGTCGCGCGTCGTCCCCTCCTCGCGGCAGCGCGCGATGTGATACGTGACGCAGTCGTCGCAGCGCAGCACGAGCGAGGCGACGAGCCCCAGCAGCTCCTTGGTCTTGACCGGCAGGGCGCCCGGCTCGTAGGCGCGCGTGTCGAGCGCGAAAAACCGCTTGATCTCCAGGTTGCCCGATTCGAGGATGCGCGCGTTCATCTTCTCGCGGAACGCGCGGAACTGGTCCAGTCGCTCAGCCATCGAGTTCACCGTTCTCCCGCAGCAGCCCGAGCAGCCGATCGCGGTGCCGCGACGCGCGCTCTCGCGCGTCGGCGGCCAGCACGATCAGATCGAACGGCCCGGAGACTTTGTGGACGAGCAGTCCCGGGTCGCCCAGCATCACGCTGACGCGCGCGCCGGGGGCGCCGGCGCGGAGCGCGGCCGTCACCGCGTCGGCCGCGGGCCGATCTCGCGCGAAGCAGATGACCATCGCCGCCGGCGCGAGCCGCGCCGCGAGGCGCGCGGCGTCAGCGGCGGCGCCGCCGACGAGGAGCGCCCGCATGTGCTGCATATTCCCGCCGGCCGTTGCCTCCGGCGGATCTGAAATTGTAAGCTGAAGCCCGCGCGCATGCGGCACACCAAGATCATCGCCACGGTCGGCCCCGCGAGCCAGTCCGACACCACGCTGGCCGAGCTTGTCGAGGCGGGCGTCGACGTCTTCCGTCTGAATTTCTCTCACGGCACCCAGCAGACGCACGCGGACGTGTTCGCCCGGGTGCGACACGCGGCGCGCGGCGCCCGGCGGCATGTCGCGATCATGCAGGACCTGGCCGGGCCGAAAATCCGCACCGGCCGGCTCACCGGCGGAGGCCCCGTGGCCCTCGAGGAAGGGGCCACGCTGCGTATCGAGATCGGCGAGGGTGAGGGGAGCGCCTCGCGCGTATTTTCCGCGTACGCGCCGCTGGCTGCCGCGGTGCGCCGCGGGGATCGCCTGCTCCTCGACGACGGGCGGATCGAGCTGCAGGTCGCGGGGGCGGATGGGCAGGGGATCGACACCCTCGTGGTGAACGGCGGCCCGCTCGGCGAGCGGAAGGGCATCGCCGCCCCCGGCGTGCCGCTGCCGTCCTCTGCGCTGACGGAGAAGGACGTCTCCGACCTGCGTTTCGGCCTCGAGCTGGGCGTCGACCTGGTCGCCATCAGCTTCGTGCAGACCGCGGACGATATCCGCGCCGCGCGGGACGTGATGCGGCGCGTCGGGCGCGAGGCCAGCGTCATCGCGAAAATCGAGCGCGCGAGCGCCGTCGATCACATCGACGCGATCCTCCAGGAGGCCGACGGCGTCATGGTCGCCCGCGGCGACCTCGGGCTGGAGCTTCCCTTCGAGCGCGTCCCGACCGTGCAGAAAGCCATCGCGCGCCGCGCGCGTGAACGCGGGCTGCCCGCCATCGTCGCCACGCAGGTGCTGGAATCCATGCGGTTCGAGCCGCGGCCCACCCGCGCGGAGGTGAGCGACGCCGCCAACGCCGTGGAAGAGGGCGTGGACGCCATCATGCTGGCAGGGGAGACCGCGGCGGGGCAGTTCCCCGTCAGGGCGGTGCGGGCGCTCGATGCCGTGCTGCGCGAGGCGGAGCGCATGCTGCCCGACGCCACGACCGTGGAGCCGTCGGTCGATCCGACGCGCACGGGCCACGGCCGCGCGCTGTGCGAGGCGGCGGTGACCCTGGCTCGCACCGGACAGGCGGACGCCATCGTCGCGGTGACCCGCGGCGGCAAGACGGCGCGGCTCCTGTCGGCGCTCCGCCCGAAGGCCCCCATCTACGCCGCGACCGACTCGATTGCCGTCGCCGAGCGGCTCGCGCTGCAGTGGGGCGTCGTCCCGATCGTGTGCGCGCTGGGGAGCGAGCAGGAAGTCGAGCGGTCGATCGTCGCCTGCGGCGCGATCCAGGGGGAAGCGGTCGTCGTGCTTGTCAGCGTCAGCCCGAACCTCCGCCAGCCCCACTCGAATTTCCTGACGCTCAGGAGAGTCTGAGCGCGCGCGGTGCTGGAACCTAGGACCGCGAACGCCGATAGAAGCCGAGCCCCGCGGCGAGCACGACCGCCGATTGCCCGATCAGATTGAGTTCGTAATTCACCACGCTGGCAGTGCCCGGCGGCGGGACGAAGAGCAGGGCGATCGAAATGAGCGTGGCGGCCATGCCGACGAGCATGGCGGCGCGAAGGCGCGCGGTTGGCGCCGACACGAGCCGC containing:
- a CDS encoding carboxymuconolactone decarboxylase family protein, whose protein sequence is MAERLDQFRAFREKMNARILESGNLEIKRFFALDTRAYEPGALPVKTKELLGLVASLVLRCDDCVTYHIARCREEGTTRDEFFEAFNVALVVGGSITIPHLRRAVATLDEVEQMA
- the pyk gene encoding pyruvate kinase, with the protein product MRHTKIIATVGPASQSDTTLAELVEAGVDVFRLNFSHGTQQTHADVFARVRHAARGARRHVAIMQDLAGPKIRTGRLTGGGPVALEEGATLRIEIGEGEGSASRVFSAYAPLAAAVRRGDRLLLDDGRIELQVAGADGQGIDTLVVNGGPLGERKGIAAPGVPLPSSALTEKDVSDLRFGLELGVDLVAISFVQTADDIRAARDVMRRVGREASVIAKIERASAVDHIDAILQEADGVMVARGDLGLELPFERVPTVQKAIARRARERGLPAIVATQVLESMRFEPRPTRAEVSDAANAVEEGVDAIMLAGETAAGQFPVRAVRALDAVLREAERMLPDATTVEPSVDPTRTGHGRALCEAAVTLARTGQADAIVAVTRGGKTARLLSALRPKAPIYAATDSIAVAERLALQWGVVPIVCALGSEQEVERSIVACGAIQGEAVVVLVSVSPNLRQPHSNFLTLRRV
- a CDS encoding alpha/beta hydrolase family protein; amino-acid sequence: MLSWLFHAWERRLAAVSKDRIVRPFEWGLEWLDAAGVTPDAPPAEIVDAWSATVMQDSDAFYHAPPTRQYHFDGDRLTFPSALTTPHEENNTVHARLFPALSGAARGRAAESKRAVLVLPQWNADADGHVGLARLLSRFGISALRLSLPYHDARMPPELTRADYIVSSNIVRTAQVCRQAVLDARRAIAWLASQGYERIGILGTSLGSCLAMLTAAHEPLIRAAALNHISPYFADVVWEGLSTAHVRQGLDGHIDLEGLRRMWLPISPFPFLDRVKDRKVLLVYARYDLSFPVRLSRMLVDEFSARGVDHEVAVLPCGHYSTGVAPFSWMDGYVLVRFLRKSL
- a CDS encoding zinc-binding dehydrogenase, translated to MKAIRFHQHGGPEVLRYEDAPDPAPAPGYARVRVRACALNHLDLWERRGLDRVSLPLPHISGSDVAGEVIDAEGFETGARVLVQPGLSCGRCPACLAGRDNLCPSYDVLGYRSDGGYAEIVRVPLANLVRIPPHVDFVRAAAFPLTFLTAWHMLATVARVRPGEDVLVLAAGSGVGQAAVQVARFLGARVIATAGSDEKVARASQMGAWGVINHSSGDVAAEVRRLTGGRGVDAAVEHVGQATWEQSIRSLARGGRVVTCGATTGYATTLDLRHLFARQLSLLGSYMGTKAELLEASHLFFGGQLTPVVDTTYRLEAAAEAQVRMERREQFGKIVLEV
- a CDS encoding amidase, translated to MQTGTVSSLTLHALGQRVRARELRSADLVDACLREIDRHRALNAFITVTQDAARSQAEQADREIAAGRYRGPLHGIPVSLKDLIDVAGLPTTAASRVREGHRAAADAPVVSRLRQAGAVLIGKTNLHEFAFGTTTEDSAFGAAHNPFDPSRSPGGSSGGSAIAVSTGMSVASVGTDTGGSIRIPSAACGIVGLKPTAGEIPVEGVVPLSRTLDHVGPMTRSVLDAALMYEALSGRMSSAAEWTPAAAPLHFVVPVPFYLDRLDPDVRARFEETCRHLEDAGHRVTRGAIEHATFVPAVYLHIVMAEAMEYHAATLDAVPEKYVPGVRTRLEMGRYILGEDYVRAMRGRDVLIKAVDASLADADALLLPSLAIPAPPLGAASVEIEGVKEAVRGLTLKLTQTFNITGHPALSLPMGVTRDNLPCGCQIAARRGATRELLRIALACEAQIGPGPGSVGGGTG
- a CDS encoding DsbA family protein, translating into MKSISIVTGVGLLAAGIAVGAVGMGQQGSAGASDVAALRKDVEALKSRLQTVEQQLGQLLAALNQARDPQPQQVPINITNAPARGRADAKVTMIEFSDFQCPYCGRHVRETMPQIDREYIQTGKVRYVFRDFPIDSLHPQAPKAHEAANCAGDQGKYWEMWERLFANPRQLSPAELLEHGKAVGVDPARLKQCLDSGRYTAAVNASVQEAVNLGATGTPAIFFGMTEPGSNTVKVVRVLRGAYPYDRFKQTIDELLAQ